A stretch of Myceligenerans xiligouense DNA encodes these proteins:
- a CDS encoding aspartate aminotransferase family protein has product MTATLDTTSNLAYHDRVKQILPGGVHYNFNMPWAEVPIHFSGGRGSRLFDVDGNEYLDLYARFGAMILGHSNEEYIEALSAAMRDVLCVSHTDFDADVLELMNQHIPCAEMVRFGTSGSEILQIAIRLARGHTGRNKFVRFENHFHGSYDNIMGGRVPDRSNPVPVDYRGDYKGTVGRAENVMADQSYMLPWNDAEALEAFLAERGEEIACVLTEPVCVNGGSVEPAPGFLARVRELCTRYGVVLIFDEMITGVRMGLGGAQKEFGVTPDLATFGKAIAGGGVPIAALAGRREIMRLLESKRVIHAGTFNGYSLGAAGVRATFQILGRDDEAALTGMRRRVEAMHGILRDEAERVGLPLIVQGPPGLASFHCRETPLETPAQYDFDLMGRDIILTTALQRHGVLVSTVSRIYANAQLSDADVEYFAERAPKALAEAKQQIDDIYS; this is encoded by the coding sequence GTGACGGCCACCCTGGACACGACCTCGAACCTCGCCTACCACGACCGGGTCAAGCAGATCCTGCCCGGCGGCGTGCACTACAACTTCAACATGCCCTGGGCGGAGGTGCCGATCCACTTCAGCGGCGGCCGGGGCAGCCGGTTGTTCGACGTCGACGGCAACGAGTACCTCGACCTGTACGCGCGGTTCGGCGCGATGATCCTGGGGCACTCCAACGAGGAGTACATCGAGGCGCTCTCGGCCGCGATGCGGGACGTGCTGTGCGTCAGCCACACCGATTTCGACGCCGACGTGCTCGAACTCATGAACCAGCACATTCCCTGCGCGGAGATGGTCCGGTTCGGCACGTCCGGCTCGGAGATCCTGCAGATCGCGATCCGCCTGGCGCGCGGTCACACCGGTCGCAACAAGTTCGTGCGGTTCGAGAACCACTTCCACGGCAGCTACGACAACATCATGGGCGGCCGCGTGCCCGACCGGTCGAACCCCGTCCCCGTGGACTACCGCGGTGACTACAAGGGGACCGTGGGCCGGGCCGAGAACGTGATGGCCGACCAGTCGTACATGCTGCCGTGGAACGACGCCGAGGCGCTGGAGGCGTTCCTCGCCGAGCGCGGCGAGGAGATCGCCTGCGTGCTCACCGAGCCGGTGTGCGTCAACGGCGGTTCGGTCGAACCCGCCCCGGGATTCCTGGCGCGGGTGCGCGAACTGTGCACGCGGTACGGCGTCGTGCTCATCTTCGACGAGATGATCACGGGCGTCCGGATGGGGCTCGGCGGCGCCCAGAAGGAGTTCGGCGTGACGCCGGACCTGGCCACGTTCGGCAAGGCGATCGCCGGTGGCGGCGTCCCGATCGCCGCGCTGGCCGGCAGGCGCGAGATCATGCGGCTGCTGGAGAGCAAGAGGGTCATCCACGCGGGCACGTTCAACGGCTACTCGCTGGGCGCGGCCGGCGTGCGGGCGACGTTCCAGATCCTCGGTCGCGACGACGAGGCCGCCCTGACCGGGATGCGCCGCCGTGTCGAGGCGATGCACGGGATCCTCCGCGACGAGGCCGAACGCGTGGGCCTGCCGCTGATCGTGCAGGGCCCGCCCGGGCTGGCCTCGTTCCACTGCCGCGAGACGCCGCTGGAGACGCCCGCCCAGTACGACTTCGACCTCATGGGCCGGGACATCATCCTCACCACGGCGCTCCAGCGGCACGGCGTCCTCGTGTCCACCGTCTCGCGGATCTACGCCAACGCACAGCTGTCCGACGCCGACGTCGAGTACTTCGCCGAGCGCGCGCCGAAGGCCCTCGCCGAGGCGAAACAGCAGATCGACGACATCTACTCGTGA
- a CDS encoding thioesterase II family protein, whose protein sequence is MSTSVLWNSRPSDVGRQIVMFPFLGGFGASFNGLTGTLEEDWDVWTVNPPGHGSSTLPPVHRLDDLVDLYLGNLRDVLKPGAVFFGHSMGSVVAYHVLLAMAADAGFAGRRPTDLVLSASAAPRHLPVQGYGALPEDELIRHLRSFGTFPEEVVQDADLMAMLVPAFRADYQVLEDARRRPVTLLDVRTRLILGALDSQTPAGSTEAWQDYLAAPIRHHLLADQGHMYVLDAPARVGRILDELSGAAVGAS, encoded by the coding sequence ATGAGCACCTCGGTGCTGTGGAATTCCCGGCCGTCGGACGTCGGGCGGCAGATCGTCATGTTCCCGTTCCTCGGCGGGTTCGGCGCGTCGTTCAACGGGCTGACCGGAACCCTCGAGGAGGACTGGGACGTCTGGACCGTCAACCCTCCGGGGCACGGGTCCAGCACGCTCCCGCCGGTGCACCGGCTCGACGACCTCGTCGACCTCTATCTCGGGAACCTGCGTGACGTCCTGAAGCCGGGGGCGGTGTTCTTCGGGCACAGCATGGGCAGCGTCGTGGCCTACCACGTGCTGCTCGCGATGGCGGCGGACGCCGGGTTCGCCGGACGGCGTCCGACCGACCTCGTCCTGTCGGCCTCGGCGGCACCCCGCCACCTCCCGGTGCAGGGATACGGCGCGCTGCCGGAGGACGAGCTGATCCGCCACCTGCGGTCGTTCGGGACGTTCCCCGAGGAGGTGGTGCAGGACGCGGACCTCATGGCCATGCTCGTGCCCGCCTTCCGCGCGGACTACCAGGTTCTCGAGGACGCGCGACGCCGTCCGGTCACGCTGCTGGACGTCCGCACGCGGCTGATTCTCGGTGCCCTGGACTCCCAGACCCCCGCGGGTTCCACGGAGGCGTGGCAGGACTACCTCGCCGCGCCGATCCGGCACCACCTGCTCGCGGACCAGGGGCACATGTACGTGCTCGATGCTCCCGCGCGGGTGGGCCGGATCCTCGACGAGCTGAGCGGTGCCGCGGTGGGGGCCTCGTGA
- a CDS encoding acyl carrier protein → MTKDEIKTVLIKAIAGELSIAPADVEDDEGFMQLGVSSVQALKIVNGLRKELDMDINPVALFEFKTVDDISAYLAEERAS, encoded by the coding sequence ATGACCAAGGACGAGATCAAGACCGTGCTCATCAAGGCGATCGCCGGCGAGCTGTCGATCGCCCCCGCCGACGTCGAGGACGACGAGGGCTTCATGCAGCTCGGCGTGTCCTCGGTGCAGGCGCTGAAGATCGTGAACGGCCTGCGCAAGGAGCTCGACATGGACATCAACCCGGTCGCGCTCTTCGAGTTCAAGACGGTCGACGACATCAGCGCGTACCTGGCGGAGGAGCGCGCTTCGTGA